Below is a window of Prionailurus viverrinus isolate Anna chromosome A1, UM_Priviv_1.0, whole genome shotgun sequence DNA.
ACACTCCGCAGTCGGAGCGGCTTGCTAGTTCGTCTCTCACGTGACTTGCCAGCAGGGTGTTAGACCGCTGCGTTCTTTCTCCCTACTACCTTGGGACACACATCAGGCTTTCTGACGAGTCCCCCGCACGTCCCTTTCTCTTGACATTAGGTGACTGCAACCTTTTACTTTAGTGAGAAGTGAAAGAAcactttacttaaaaaagaaaaacaaaaatcctccagATATCCTGTCTTGTCAGTTTCCAGCAGTGTTTATGTGATGCAGTAACTCCTTTGGAATGTAACATCTACTGTTTTCATGGTGTGTCAGCCAACACTTTAACACCCTGAAAGTATACgggtttttatttacttgtttgaaattcttttttttttttattaatgttttttattaattttgacagagaggtagagagagaatcccaagcaggctccttgctgtcagcaaaaagccagatgtagggcttgatctcaccaactgtgagatcatgacctgatctgaaatcaagagtcagatgcttaaccaattgagccacccaggcgcccctacttgttTGAAAATCTAATGTCAGAAATGTGTTGTTTGGATGAAGCCTCTGTACTTCCTGTACACCTATAGCCAGATGCTTATACTTAGGCAGGAAGTGCTCCGAAAGAACAAACTCCCAGGGTCTCTGGCCAGGCCATGGGTTCTCTTTTAGCTCAGCAGACTCTAAACTCTCGGAACTTCTCTCCCTGGTGACCCAGGAGAAGGATCAGCAACCCTAGGACACAGAGGACACATAGCTCTCAGGATGTCTGCAGCCACACAAATGGGCCGTCTTGCCTATGGCCCCCTTCCTCATTGGCCTTGAAGATGTGAATGTCccacagggttgctggagagtACTGCTGAGCTTAGCATGCTTGAGGACAATAAGGACCAAGGAGGATGGGATAGAGAGGCCAGATACCCCTGAAGGATCCTGAACCCAAAGGGCTTACTGTGGATGAGGGCAAGAAGTAAAGGAGGACATGGTTACAAGGGGGAAAAACCACATTACCTGAGGTCCCTCGCAGTGTAGACCCCAAATCTATTTGGCTGCATGTTCTTTACTCCAGGCACACAAAACCACCTGCAACTTTCTAAACATGCCATGCCCTTGCATATTCTTATTTTCCACATGCTGTTCCTTCAAATGGAACATGCTCCTTATTCCCAGCCCCACTCTATTGCTCCTATTCAACCATCAAATCCTAGTCTAATTTTATGTGAAGATTTCTTGCTACATTCCCCATCTGGCTGCCTTGCCATTTTATACATGTCTCAGTTCTAGCCATCACTGCTTTATTAActtgcctctccctgctccccaggagACAGTGATGGTCTAAGACATAGACTCATTCATTATTGTGCTCCCACCACCTCCCACCACCTGCCATCGTGCTTCAGTGTTGTAGGGACTTCTCTTAGATCTCTATAGCTGTGCAGCAATTGACCATGAACTTAGTAGCTTGAAACAACACACGTTTatctcagattctttttttttcttaagtttatttatttttgagagagattgagagaaagtgggggacgggcagagagaggagagagagagagagagagagagagagagagagagagagagagagagaatgagagagagagagaatcccaggcaggctcttcacttttcagtgcagagcccaatgcagggctggaactcacgatcaatgagatcatgacctaaggggAAAtaggacactaaactgactgagccacccaggcacccatattatctcagtttctgcaGGTCAGAAGTATGTGCATGGTGTGGCCGGATTCTCTCATCACAGtctcagctgaaatcaaggtgttatGCAAGGCTCCGGTTCTCATATGGAGCTCAGGATCCTCTTCTAGGCTCACTGATTGTTGACAGAATTCATTTCTCGAAGCTGTAGGACTGATGTCCACATTTTCCTGCCAGCTGTTGACCAATAACTACTCTCGGCTCCTAGCAGCCACCCACAGTTTCTTGCTATGTGGCCCCACTAGGCAGTTCACAACACTGATGCTTAGGCCAGCTGGAGCATATCTCGGATTTCTTCTGCAACCAGCCAGAGGGAACTCTGCTTTAAGAGGGCTCACCTGATGAGATCAGGCCCAACCAGGATGATCTTCGTTTTGCCATATGATGTAACATAAACACAGCAGTGATATTTCATCATATTCAGTGAGTTCCATCCACACTCAAAGGGGGAAGGAATTATACGAGGGTGAGGGTTTGCTGGGGTCATCCTAGAATATTGCCTGCCACAGGGCTCAACAAATAATATCAAATAAGATGTGTCCCAgaaatttgtaaattataaacAGTGCTATTcaattgtaatgtttttttttttccctcttgtcaCTTTGGAAGGCTTTTTAAGTTGCTTCCAAATCTGTGTTGAGTACAGAATCATCGAGGATGTTGTATGTGACATAATACAAGGAGGTCCCTACAGTGAGCCCAGGTAGCACTGGAAATTCAGGGTGGGTAGCAAGACCTGGTCCAACAGCTGACTGGCTACATTACCTTAGGCTAAGTCCCTGAAACTCTCTGAATGTCAGATTTCTCATTGTGTATGAAATGAAGGGGTGGGACTAGACCGTGTATAAAGTTGGCCAGCTCTAATATTCTACAATTTCTGAGACTAAATCATACTGTTCAAATTAAAATCTAGCCAAGTGACTCACAATATCCAAATTCATTAAAATAGTTCACAAAAGAATTTCATTATAGATGAAATTACAGTGACgtgattttaagagaaaaaggcaATTTTGTTTTAAAGCGAAGCCGTTGCTTTATTGGTCGAACCTGCCTAAATATAAGTCAGGGTACACAACcacatttttaatactttacCTAAATGGTGAAGAATATTGTCTTTAGATGACATAGCTATCCAGTTATGTCCAGAAGTGAATTTTCTCCAAGATATTAAAACCTGATACTGTTTTACAATTTGAATTAACTCAATTGATGACGAGTGAATAACTATCCAAGGCAGCCCTCAAATATTATGAATCAATTCACTGACTACGTGTAAAGCATGTTAAGATTCTTATATACATTTTGGAGGTTTAAatccttcttttgtctttctcaaaTGAAGTCTTTTTCACTAGGATAATTACTCTCTTctaccccccaaaaaatgaatTCTAATTTTAAACAGGTATTATTAAATCCCACTGAAATAGGCTTCATGCAGATGTATTTGTTAAAACATCCTTTTATTGACTGTGCACAGTTATTAACAATTCACATTTCACTTTATCTACTGAGTAGAAgagcatttattctttcattaaaaagttAAGCCCTTAGGGCAGCAGCAGGGATGCAGAGCCTTCTTCCTATAAACTGTACCATCCAGTGTGCATGTGAAATGCTTCCATATTAAtacaaaaaggaagaataaataaaacaaacagacctctcccaccctccatcatCCTCTTCGCTGCCAATACACtcctcttattttataaaatgcccACAGGTAAACCATTCCCACATTGGTACAGCCACCAATTGGAAAAGTAATGTCACCATTTATTGGGCACCACCTGGTCTAGAACGTCTGTAGGGTGTGTGAAAGGCCACAGTCATGTCCTCAGGAAGATGCCATCTGGACAGAGAGGGTGGAGGATCATAAACCTTGCTGCTCAAGTTTCTGGAGCTGCTTTTCAAGTTTTGAGATGTCTACTCGATGCATCATCAGAAACTGGCCATTCAAATGAAAGACGGGGATGTCAAATTTATACCTTTGATACCAAGCAGAGTTTTCTGGAAGTGTGATGTCCACCTCCtgtaaaataaactgaaacagagacagactaAAGCTCTGAATTTTGGAGACCACGGAATGATACAACAGCCACAGTGCCAACCTGATGCCCAGACTTGCTCTCATGTGGAGGGGTTTGCTGTGGTCTGAGGTCCCAAGTGATCTCATGTCCCTGATTTCCACAACTTGATTGATTTCATTATATTCCTTAACTCTCTGTTTTGCCATTTTTCTGCCACACCTGTTTACATTCAGCGTCAGGTCACTACTCCATTTCCAGTGAAATAAAATACGTCCCGACCGGGAGGCTGAGAATCAAGACAGATGTGCTTTGCATGTGAGAACGGGAAAGGTGTCATGGTTTGCTGCAGGAAAACACCTCGATGGAAATGACAGAGTAAGGTAAAAGGAATGCGGACAAAAGTTTAAAGAAAGCATCAACATGGCACCTGCTAGTTAGCTTTGATTCATATTAAGAGTCAGAGTAAGAAAACCAGCACTGCTCAGAGAAAAACACTTCGGGGTAATGAGTTTTGTGGAAATTAGCACTGAAATCTCTCTctgaagaatagaaagaaaatttaaatgaaaaatcatttaatttcttcCTAAAGAAAGGATCCAGGCAAACACTCTATACTACCTACGCTCTCCATTCCATGTACATAAAGCCACACTCTGGTAGGCAGGTTTCCCCAGCTTTTTGAAAGTGTGCATCAGGCCACTTGGCTgttatgaaagacctacattagtacctgttttgctacctgaaaaaaaaaattggaaagggatTTTTGCTTTCATGAAAAAAGGTGAAAGGTGAAAAAAGTGCTCAGCGTTTGGCCATTCTAGAGTCACGGCGCACCGTGAGCAGCGAGAGTGGTGCCGCCAAGCTCCTTCCCCGCGAACCTACGGCAGCATCCAACATCCAGCCCCGagagctttgaactgtgtctgtgagcatctgtgctttaccTCGGTTTATTCTGTGCATCctttagcaagatgtgtcctgaAGTATCGGGAAAGCCTGAGAGAGGTTATAttttgggtctgggaatgctAAAAATTTTTTCTACATAAATTAACGTTAAATGCTCCTTTGCTTCTGACCACTTTGGCATATGAAGGTTGGATAGGAATGCTCTACTTGCAGATAGCGGAGGGGGAAACTGGTGTTACCCTGTTTTTATAAGCCTCCAGCACTTCCTTGGCTTCATCACAAAGGGGGCATGGATCctacaggaaggaaaaaataaagccattaaaCCCAAGGAATGACATGTAGCCCAACAAAAACCACAAGAAGcagattatgtttattttaaaggatttgtTTTTTCACCAGGTTAGTTATACTGTTTTATTTCCAAAGCAAAACATTGCCATAGAATCCTATAAATAGCTAGAGTTTCACGGTAAACGGGCTGTCAGCACTTTTTAGTAGTTTTGATTTTTCACAATTAATAAATCTACctatacataaatgtatacacatatatactaaaTTTAGATGCTTACATTTgttacacatgtatgtgtgtgtacattaaTATGTACAtatcacatatacatacacatacatgtgtaacAAATTAAGCATCTAGATTTAGTATATATGTGtaaacatagatacatacacaaacacaccataatttaaatgcttatattttttGTTACTGGCTTTATCTAATTCATATTGGGGAAGATTATCTTTCATTGACTCTAGTCCAAGGGCTTTGTCCTTCCTATGTCAGGAGCACTTTTCTGGCCTGGCTAACATGACCATAATAGCTGAGAGTCTGGTTTTGGAGGTGCTGAGCTTTGCCTGCCTGATTTTCCTCATCAGTCCACAGGAATAAACTCACTGAGATGGAGTTAGATAGTGATTGCCCCACCTTCAAAAAGGGAGAAATCTCTATTTACTTTGGTCATGACTGTACCAACTCTTcaatggttttccttttttctcattacAAGCATCAGTAATAAATGTCCCAGGTTAATTCTCCACTATAGGAGCAAGCAACTTTTAGTGCCTGTTGTTGTTTGTATTCTTTAACCACCTAGTAGAGAAATCTGTTTAGAATGCTATGGATCTCTGGcagattttaaaatcttctcAGCCCGAGACTCTATGAACAGCGACTAGCTATAGGTTCTCTTGCACGACCTGAAAATAGACTCAACGTTACTGATGCTTATATAAAACCTGCTTTTTAACATGACAGGAAGAGGTGAGCTGTTATATAAAAGAAAGGCCCCTCCTCCAGCTTAACTCCCAGCTTGTTTCAAAATAAGGACCCAGATCCTCAAAAGGCAGTTTTTCTTCAGAAGGGTCTTTCTGGCCCTGACTTCCTGCTTCAGAGAATTAGGCTCATCATTTATTATGAGCATCATCAATAAACAGATTATGGATAGTCTGTTATGTTTCAAGATAATCATGTGAAATTTTCTGAGAAAGTTacaaaaaatcaacatttttttttattatttattttgagaaagagcgagagagtgtACAAGCTCAcgtgaacatgggaggggcagagagagagggggagagagaattccaagcaagctctgtgctgtaaacgcagagcccgatgtggggcttgatcccacaaaccacgagaccatgacctgaactgaaatcaagattcagatgcttaatcaactgagccacccaggcacccccaacagaggattttatttatttatttttaaagtttacttatttattttgagagagcaagagagagagcatgagagttggggaggggcagagagaaagggagagagacagagaatccccagccgGCTTCACACTGTCGGCAtac
It encodes the following:
- the CA1H5orf63 gene encoding glutaredoxin-like protein C5orf63 homolog, giving the protein MLWFQGNSMQLAKYSFRLLLRNRSASKTVLPVLTLFTKDPCPLCDEAKEVLEAYKNRFILQEVDITLPENSAWYQRYKFDIPVFHLNGQFLMMHRVDISKLEKQLQKLEQQGL